A single region of the Pan troglodytes isolate AG18354 chromosome 18, NHGRI_mPanTro3-v2.0_pri, whole genome shotgun sequence genome encodes:
- the SNX20 gene encoding sorting nexin-20 isoform X3: MTLLPDPWTHTALETGDTHSGLSSNSSMTTRELQQYWQNEKCRWKHVKLLFEIASARIEERRVSKFVVYQIIVIQTGSFDNNKAVLERRYSDFAKLQKALLKTFREEIEDVEFPRKYLTGNFAEEMICERRRALQEYLGLLYAIRCVRRSREFLDFLTRPELREAFGCLRAGQYPRALELLLRVLPLQEKLTAHCPAAAVPALCAVLLCHRDLDRPAEAFAAGERALQRLQAREGHRYYAPLLDAMVRLAYALGKDFVSLQERLEESQLRRPTPRGITLKELTVREYLY, from the exons ACACACACAGCGGCCTGAGCTCCAACTCCAGCATGACCACGCGGGAGCTTCAGCAGTACTGGCAGAACGAGAAATGCCGCTGGAAGCACGTCAAACTGCTCTTTGAGATCGCTTCAGCTCGCATCGAGGAGAGAAGAGTCTCTAAGTTTGTG GTGTACCAAATCATCGTCATCCAGACTGGGAGCTTTGACAACAACAAGGCCGTCCTGGAACGGCGCTATTCCGACTTCGCGAAGCTCCAGAAAGCGCTGCTGAAGACGTTCAGGGAGGAGATCGAAGACGTGGAGTTTCCCAGGAAGTACCTGACTGGGAACTTCGCTGAGGAGATGATCTGTGAGCGTCGGCGCGCCCTGCAAGAGTACCTGGGCCTGCTCTACGCCATCCGCTGCGTGCGCCGCTCCCGGGAGTTCCTGGACTTCCTCACGCGGCCAGAACTGCGCGAGGCTTTCGGCTGCCTGCGGGCCGGCCAGTACCCGCGCGCCCTGGAGCTGCTGCTGCGCGTGCTGCCGCTGCAGGAGAAGCTCACCGCCCACTGCCCTGCGGCCGCCGTCCCGGCCCTGTGCGCCGTGCTGCTGTGCCACCGCGACCTCGACCGCCCCGCCGAGGCCTTCGCGGCCGGAGAGAGGGCCCTGCAGCGCCTGCAGGCCCGGGAGGGCCATCGCTACTATGCGCCTCTGCTGGACGCCATGGTCCGCCTGGCCTACGCgctgggcaaggacttcgtgtctCTGCAGGAGAGGCTGGAGGAGAGCCAGCTCCGGAGGCCCACGCCCCGAGGCATCACCCTGAAGGAGCTCACTGTGCGAGAATACCTGTACTGA